The DNA sequence TTTCGACAAACCGCTGATCGAGCAGTACGGAGACCGGCTGTGGCACGCCCTGCGGGGCGACTTCGGGATCTCCGTGCAGAACGGTGACCCGGTCACCCGGCTGATCGCCGACCAGCTGCCCGCGACGCTCCAGCTCACCTCGGCCGCGCTGCTGCTGGCCACGGTGCTGGGGGCGGGCGTCGCCCTGGCGGCCACCTACACCCGGCGGCGCTGGCTGCGGCAGGCCCTGCTGTCGCTGCCGGCGCTGGGCGTCTCGGCGCCGACCTTCTGGGTGGGCCTGATCCTCGTCCAGGTGGTGTCGTTCCGCTGGGGGCTGCTGCCCGCCATCGGCAACGAGGGGCCACAGAGCCTGGTCCTGCCCGCCATCACCCTGGCCATCCCCACCTCCGCCGTGATCGCGCAGGTCTTCGCCAAGAGCCTGCGGACCGCGCTGGCCGAGCCGTACGTGGAGACGGCGCTGGCCAAGGGAGCGAGCCGGCGGCGGGTGCACTTCGGGCACGCGCTGCGCAACGCCTCGATCCCGCCGCTGACCGTGGCCGGGGTGCTGGTCGGCAATCTGCTGGCGGGGTCGGTGATCGTGGAGACGGTGTTCTCCCGGACCGGTATCGGCCGGATCACCGCCACCGCCGTGACCGCCCAGGACATTCCGGTGGTGCAGGGTCTGGTGGTCTTCGGCGCCCTGGCCTTCGTGCTCGCCAATCTGGCGGTCGACCTGGTCGTCCCGCTGCTCGATCCGCGCGTCACCGGTGCCGCGGCCCCGGCGGTGACCCGATGAGCCGCCGCGCCGCGGTGCGGTTCTGGCTGCGCCGGCCCGGTCTGGTGGTGGCGGTGGCCGTCCTCGTCCTGGTGCTCCTGACGGCCTTCTTCCCCGGCCTGTTCACCGGGCGGGATCCGCTGTCGGGGGTGCCGGCCGAACGGCTGCGGCCGCCCAGCCTCCATCACCCCTTCGGCACCGACCAGTTGGGCCGTGACCTGTTCTCGCGGGTGGTGCACGGTTCGGCGCTCTCGCTCAAGGCCACCTCGCTGGCCGTGGCGGTGGGTCTGGTCGTCGGTTCGGCGCTCGGGCTGCTCGCCGGGTACGTGGGCGGGCTGCTCGACGACGTCCTGATGCGGATCGCCGATGTGCTGCTCGCCATCCCCGGCCTGCTGCTCTCCCTCGCCCTGGTGACCGCGCTCGGCTTCGGCACCGTCAAGGTGGCCGTCGCGGTGGGCGTGACCAGCGTCGCGAGCTTCGCCCGGATCATGCGGGCGGAGGTGCTGCGGGTCCGCGAGGCCACCTATGTCGAGGCGGC is a window from the Streptomyces luomodiensis genome containing:
- a CDS encoding ABC transporter permease; the protein is MPRYLVQRLLQAVFVLWAAFTTSFVVLYLLPGDPVSIMASGGGDTNDVSPEQIAELKRTYGFDKPLIEQYGDRLWHALRGDFGISVQNGDPVTRLIADQLPATLQLTSAALLLATVLGAGVALAATYTRRRWLRQALLSLPALGVSAPTFWVGLILVQVVSFRWGLLPAIGNEGPQSLVLPAITLAIPTSAVIAQVFAKSLRTALAEPYVETALAKGASRRRVHFGHALRNASIPPLTVAGVLVGNLLAGSVIVETVFSRTGIGRITATAVTAQDIPVVQGLVVFGALAFVLANLAVDLVVPLLDPRVTGAAAPAVTR
- a CDS encoding ABC transporter permease produces the protein MSRRAAVRFWLRRPGLVVAVAVLVLVLLTAFFPGLFTGRDPLSGVPAERLRPPSLHHPFGTDQLGRDLFSRVVHGSALSLKATSLAVAVGLVVGSALGLLAGYVGGLLDDVLMRIADVLLAIPGLLLSLALVTALGFGTVKVAVAVGVTSVASFARIMRAEVLRVREATYVEAARSSGSGPLSVLLRHVLPNASGPVLVYAAVEFGTVVLAVSALSFLGYGAEPPAPEWGSLVSGGRDYLATAWWLTTLPGLTIAATVLAAGRVSRALDGEAKELSR